A region of Rhabdothermincola sediminis DNA encodes the following proteins:
- a CDS encoding succinate dehydrogenase cytochrome b subunit, which yields MAGFYRTAVGKKWVMAITGLVLMGFVFAHMVGNLKMYLGPTHYREYAEWLRTGLLVPILPEHVALWGMRIVLIVAVGYHIHAAYSLTMLNRRARPQRYASPRDYIAASWAARTMRWSGVIVALFVLFHLADLTTGWANPDFTAGDVYANVVASFERWPVALFYVLANLALGVHLYHGVWSLFQTMGSMSPRFNPRHNPLRRAAAAGFTILVVGPNISFPIAVLTGVVG from the coding sequence ATGGCGGGCTTCTACCGGACCGCGGTGGGCAAGAAGTGGGTGATGGCCATCACCGGCCTGGTGCTGATGGGCTTCGTGTTCGCCCACATGGTCGGCAACCTGAAGATGTACCTCGGCCCGACCCACTACCGCGAGTACGCCGAGTGGCTCCGAACCGGGCTGCTGGTACCGATCCTTCCGGAGCATGTCGCACTGTGGGGCATGCGGATCGTGCTGATCGTGGCCGTCGGATACCACATCCACGCGGCCTACTCGCTCACGATGCTCAACCGTCGAGCTCGCCCGCAGCGGTATGCCTCACCTCGCGACTACATCGCCGCCAGCTGGGCAGCCCGGACCATGCGCTGGAGCGGTGTGATCGTCGCCCTCTTCGTGCTGTTCCACCTCGCCGACCTCACCACCGGCTGGGCCAACCCCGACTTCACGGCCGGTGACGTGTACGCGAACGTGGTGGCGTCGTTCGAACGCTGGCCGGTGGCGCTCTTCTACGTGCTGGCCAACCTGGCTCTCGGCGTGCACCTGTACCACGGCGTCTGGAGCCTGTTCCAGACCATGGGGTCGATGAGTCCGCGCTTCAATCCCCGCCACAACCCGTTGCGGCGAGCTGCCGCGGCGGGCTTCACGATCCTGGTGGTGGGGCCCAACATCTCGTTCCCGATCGCCGTGCTCACCGGCGTCGTCGGCTGA